Proteins from one Gilliamella sp. ESL0443 genomic window:
- a CDS encoding 6-phospho-beta-glucosidase, translated as MNNKGLPKDFLWGGAVAAHQLEGAWQAGGKGPSVADVMTVGSPKSYRKITEGIIPGEYYPNHEAIDFYHHYKDDIKLFAEMGFKCFRTSIAWTRIFPKGDELAPNEEGLKFYDDLFDECLKYNIEPVVTLSHFELPYYLVTEYGGFRNRKLIDFFVRFAEVCFDRYKNKVKYWMTFNEINNQANFNEDFAPFTNSGIYYKAGDNREQIMYQAAHYELVASAKAVQIGHAINPDFQIGCMIAVVPIYPETCKPGDILMAQKVMERKYFFTDVHVHGQYPNHIIKYWQRKGFKLDVTSQDLEVLENGTVDYIGFSYYMSNAIRKKSDNYEYNEKTDLIGNQYVKKSDWGWQIDPEGLRYTLNWLTDMYHLPLFIVENGFGAYDKVEADGSIHDSYRIEYLREHIKQMKLAVEEDGVDLMGYTPWGCIDLVSAGTGEMEKRYGFIYVDKDNKGNGTLKRSRKDSFAWYKKVIESNGETL; from the coding sequence ATGAATAATAAAGGTTTACCAAAAGATTTTTTATGGGGTGGTGCGGTTGCTGCTCATCAATTAGAGGGTGCTTGGCAAGCTGGTGGTAAGGGGCCTAGTGTTGCCGATGTGATGACTGTTGGATCGCCTAAAAGTTATCGAAAAATTACCGAAGGAATCATTCCTGGTGAGTATTATCCTAATCACGAGGCTATCGACTTTTATCATCATTATAAAGATGATATTAAACTCTTCGCTGAAATGGGGTTTAAATGTTTTCGAACTTCGATTGCTTGGACTCGAATCTTCCCGAAAGGTGATGAGCTTGCACCAAATGAAGAAGGGTTGAAGTTTTATGATGATCTTTTCGATGAATGTTTAAAATATAATATTGAGCCGGTTGTTACCCTTTCGCACTTTGAATTACCTTATTATCTAGTTACCGAATATGGTGGCTTCCGTAATCGTAAATTAATTGATTTCTTTGTTCGCTTTGCTGAGGTCTGTTTTGATCGTTATAAAAATAAAGTGAAATATTGGATGACCTTTAATGAGATCAATAACCAAGCTAATTTTAATGAAGATTTTGCACCGTTTACTAACTCTGGTATCTACTATAAAGCTGGCGATAATCGTGAACAAATAATGTATCAAGCGGCACATTATGAATTGGTTGCTAGTGCAAAAGCGGTGCAAATAGGTCATGCTATCAATCCTGATTTTCAAATTGGTTGTATGATTGCCGTTGTGCCAATCTATCCGGAAACCTGTAAACCAGGTGATATCTTAATGGCTCAAAAAGTCATGGAACGTAAGTATTTCTTTACTGATGTTCATGTTCATGGTCAATATCCTAATCATATTATCAAATACTGGCAACGCAAAGGCTTTAAATTAGACGTGACAAGCCAAGATCTCGAAGTGTTAGAAAACGGTACTGTTGATTACATTGGTTTTAGTTATTACATGTCTAATGCGATTAGAAAAAAATCAGATAACTATGAATATAATGAAAAAACCGATTTAATTGGTAATCAATACGTTAAAAAATCTGATTGGGGGTGGCAGATCGATCCGGAAGGTTTGCGCTACACATTAAATTGGCTAACTGATATGTATCATTTACCGCTTTTCATTGTGGAAAATGGATTTGGTGCATATGATAAAGTTGAAGCTGATGGAAGTATTCATGATAGTTATCGTATTGAATATCTTCGAGAACATATTAAACAAATGAAGTTAGCGGTTGAAGAAGATGGTGTAGATTTGATGGGATATACTCCATGGGGTTGTATTGATTTAGTGTCAGCTGGAACCGGTGAAATGGAAAAACGTTACGGCTTTATTTATGTTGATAAAGACAATAAAGGTAATGGAACCTTAAAACGTAGCCGTAAAGATTCATTTGCTTGGTA